Proteins co-encoded in one Oncorhynchus kisutch isolate 150728-3 linkage group LG1, Okis_V2, whole genome shotgun sequence genomic window:
- the LOC109889571 gene encoding beta-2-glycoprotein 1-like — translation MAPSLSLLLICLLALYTPVASKKECGRPSLGDGMDLEGLQRVYSPGDVVVLSCKRGYTPTSGSRTIICTASGHWTKSRLKCSTKSCSFPEVLDHGDMEFEDIVYQSTINYTCHEGYILQGASTIDCLHDGQWSDPPPKCTPVTCGLPPIPKYGKIVYDSKFTGNMTVFGFGGTYECFPPLVLIGNERGSCSTNGDWTEPPECKLVTCSAPTDINNGYMNIHDKREYGFKETVRYGCNIDYVLDGPVEIECLQTGDWSIKPACRVPCKVDIKRGRILYNGRTFWIKDFEPNKISHGEVLSVYCMNKEKKCGYAVSTQCIDGKLNIPECFEEPSDKFDDDSLPSEIAQC, via the exons ATGGCCCCAAGTCTGTCTTTGCTGCTGATCTGTCTGCTTGCCTTGTATACACCAGTGGCATCCAAGAAAG AATGTGGCCGCCCATCCCTGGGTGACGGTATGGACCTGGAGGGGCTCCAGAGGGTGTACTCCCCTGGAGACGTGGTGGTGCTGTCGTGTAAACGAGGATATACACCCACCTCAGGCTCTCGCACAATCATCTGCACTGCTAGTGGACACTGGACCAAGTCTAGACTCAAGTGCTCAA CAAAGAGTTGCTCCTTCCCAGAAGTGCTGGACCACGGAGACATGGAGTTTGAGGACATTGTCTACCAGAGTACCATCAACTACACCTGCCACGAGGG GTACATCCTGCAAGGAGCCAGTACCATTGACTGCTTGCATGACGGACAATGGAGTGATCCACCACCGAAGTGCACAC cGGTGACGTGTGGTCTTCCTCCAATACCTAAATATGGGAAAATAGTCTACGACAGTAAGTTCACGGGCAACATGACGGTGTTTGGTTTTGGGGGGACCTACGAGTGTTTCCCTCCACTTGTCCTCATAGGCAATGAGAGGGGATCGTGCAGCACTAACGGAGACTGGACTGAGCCACCAGAATGTAAAT TGGTGACCTGTTCAGCTCCAACAGACATCAACAATGGCTACATGAATATTCATGATAAGAGGGAGTACGGCTTCAAGGAGACTGTCAGATATGGATGTAATATAGACTATGTCCTGGATGGGCCTGTGGAGATTGAATGTCTCCAAACAGGGGATTGGTCAATAAAGCCAGCTTGCAGGG TTCCCTGCAAGGTAGATATTAAAAGAGGACGCATCCTTTACAATGGAAGGACATTTTGGATAAAGGATTTCGAGCCCAATAAAATCTCACATGGGGAAGTCCTCTCGGTCTACTGTATGAACAAGGAAAAGAAGTGTGGCTATGCAGTGTCAACGCAGTGCATCGATGGAAAACTcaatatcccagaatgctttgaAG AACCAAGTGATAAATTCGACGATGATTCCCTGCCATCTGAGATAGCCCAGTGTTGA
- the LOC109889564 gene encoding beta-2-glycoprotein 1-like, whose protein sequence is MNPTLALLLLCQLALYTSVTSKKVCGHPPVTDGIDTLGLKREYEIGKEVTLVCERGYTPGKAKTARITCLASGEWTKLDLVCSPKMCPLPKPMQKPGMIDVPFKSVLNYTCDDGYVMIGANESVCLHDGTLSAPPPMCKAVSCALPQAPKHGKIVYDNKKFTGNEIQYGQSWTYECLPPRAPIGNERGSCLASGNVTEPPVCKEVSCSIPPTIDHGIITFAVMREVGYKEKVKYQCQEHYVLDGSEEIQCQNTGNWSTLPVCRAPCKVNINRGRIFYNAKKIWIGDLKPNRVLHGESVVFYCLNKELKCGIPVASQCIDGTLNTPECFKEPGKMEYTLKPKSLPSEIATCPADLTK, encoded by the exons ATGAACCCAACCCTGGCTTTGCTGCTGCTCTGCCAGCTTGCCTTGTATACGTCAGTGACATCCAAGAAAG TATGTGGCCACCCACCCGTGACCGACGGTATAGATACACTGGGTCTAAAGCGTGAGTACGAGATTGGAAAAGAGGTGACCCTGGTGTGTGAGCGGGGATACACACCTGGGAAAGCCAAGACTGCCAGGATCACCTGCTTGGCCTCGGGAGAGTGGACCAAACTGGACCTTGTGTGTTCTC CAAAGATGTGTCCTCTCCCCAAGCCTATGCAAAAGCCAGGGATGATTGATGTGCCATTCAAGAGTGTGCTCAACTACACATGTGATGATGG GTACGTCATGATAGGAGCCAATGAGAGTGTGTGTTTACACGATGGTACCCTCAGTGCACCACCACCAATGTGTAAAG CTGTGAGTTGTGCTCTGCCTCAAGCACCTAAGCATGGTAAAATTGTCTATGACAATAAGAAGTTCACTGGCAATGAAATCCAGTACGGACAGAGTTGGACGTATGAGTGTTTGCCGCCAAGAGCTCCCATTGGTAACGAGAGAGGATCGTGCTTGGCCAGTGGAAACGTGACTGAGCCACCGGTATGCAAGG AGGTGAGTTGCTCCATCCCACCAACGATAGACCACGGCATCATCACCTTTGCTGTGATGAGGGAGGTTGGCTACAAGGAGAAGGTCAAGTACCAGTGCCAGGAACACTACGTTCTGGACGGCTCTGAGGAAATACAGTGTCAGAATACAGGCAACTGGTCCACTTTGCCTGTTTGCAGAG CCCCCTGTAAAGTTAACATCAACAGAGGTCGCATCTTCTACAACGCCAAGAAGATCTGGATTGGGGATCTGAAACCCAATAGAGTCCTTCATGGGGAGTCTGTTGTGTTCTACTGTCTGAACAAGGAGCTGAAGTGTGGCATTCCAGTAGCAAGTCAGTGCATCGACGGCACACTCAATAccccagaatgttttaaag AACCAGGCAAGATGGAGTACACCCTCAAGCCCAAATCACTTCCATCTGAGATTGCGACGTGTCCTGCCGACCTCACAAAATAA